The following are encoded in a window of Zymoseptoria tritici IPO323 chromosome 4, whole genome shotgun sequence genomic DNA:
- the MgBGL3 gene encoding putative beta-glucosidase (Beta-Glucosidase (Glycosyl Hydrolase Family 1) (Signal P secreted)), which translates to MTSPPQTELRLPKDFLWGYATASYQIEGGTKEGGRGPSIWDEFCSRPGKIADGSNGDVACDSYHRYKEDVALLKQLGAKAYRFSISWSRVIPLGGRNDPVNEEGLKYYQALVEELVANNITPMVTLFHWDLPQALYERYGGFLNKEEYVQDFEHYSRLMFKTLGSQVKYWITYNEPWCTSILGYSTGFFAPGHTSDRTKSSIGDSSTEPWIVGHHILIAHAAAVKIYREEFQSSQQGVIGITLNGDWVEPWDPADSKDVEACQRKLEFSIGWFADPIYHGDYPASMRNQLGARLPAFTPAERDLIQGSNDIYGMNHYTADYVRCNDQDVPAAADDFGGHLSTSKTNKAGDSIGPETQSFWLRPHAVGFRKLLGWISERYGRPVIYVTENGTSVKGENDLSVEEILEDEFRAEYFRGYITEMAKAVAIDGVDVRGYMAWSLMDNFEWSEGYETRFGVTFVDYAGGQKRFPKKSARVIGKLFSSLCRDSRE; encoded by the exons AtgacttctcctcctcagacTGAGCTTCGTCTGCCAAAAGATTTTCTCTGGGGCTATGCCACGGCGAG CTACCAGATCGAGGGCGGTACCAAAGAAGGCGGCCGTGGTCCCAGCATCTGGGATGAGTTTTGCAGCAGACCGGGAAAAATCGCCGACGGCTCGAATGGCGATGTTGCGTGCGACTCTTACCATCGCTACAAAGAAGATGTGGCTCTGCTCAAGCAGCTTGGAGCCAAAGCATATCGTTTCAGCATTTCTTGGTCTCGAGTGATTCCGCTCGGAGGTCGCAATGATCCTGTCAACGAGGAAGGCCTGAAATACTACCAAGCTCTAGTGGAAGAATTGGTTGCGAACAACATCACTCCGATGGTGACGCTCTTCCACTGGGATCTTCCGCAAGCTCTGTACGAACGATATGGAGGTTTCCTGAACAAGGAGGAGTATGTCCAGGACTTTGAGCACTACTCCAGACTCATGTTCAAGACCCTGGGGTCTCAGGTCAAGTATTGGATCACCTACAACGAACCCTGGTGCACCTCCATCCTGGGCTACTCGACCGGTTTCTTCGCTCCAGGCCATACGTCGGATCGGACCAAGTCTTCCATCGGCGACAGCAGCACGGAACCCTGGATCGTGGGGCATCACATCCTCATCGCTCACGCCGCCGCAGTCAAGATCTACCGGGAAGAGTTCCAATCCAGCCAGCAGGGTGTCATTGGCATCACGTTGAATGGCGACTGGGTGGAGCCCTGGGACCCTGCTGACTCGAAAGATGTTGAAGCTTGCCAGAGAAAGCTGGAGTTCTCAATCGGGTGGTTTGCAGACCCGATCTACCACGGCGACTATCCTGCAA GCATGCGAAACCAGCTCGGCGCCCGCCTCCCCGCTTTCACCCCCGCCGAGCGGGACCTGATCCAGGGGAGCAACGACATCTACGGCATGAACCACTACACGGCCGACTACGTGCGTTGCAATGACCAGGATGTCCCGGCCGCCGCGGATGACTTTGGAGGTCACCTCAGCACTTCCAAAACCAACAAAGCCGGCGACAGCATCGGGCCGGAAACTCAAAGTTTCTGGTTGCGGCCGCATGCGGTTGGGTTTAGGAAACTGTTGGGGTGGATTAGTGAGAGGTATGGACGGCCGGTGATATATGTGACGGAAAATGGGACGAGTGTGAAAGGCGAGAATGATTTGAGCGTCGAGGAGATTTTGGAGGACGAATTCCGGGCGGAATACTTTCGTGG GTACATCACGGAGATGGCCAAGGCTGTTGCGATTGACGGGGTAGATGTCAGGGGATACATGGCGTGGTCGCTCATGGA TAATTTCGAGTGGAGCGAAGGGTATGAGACGAGGTTCGGCGTGACGTTTGTGGATTATGCCGGCGGCCAGAAACGCTTTCCGAAGAAGAGCGCTCGAGTCATTGGGAAGTTGTTCTCTTCGCTCTGTCGAGACTCTCGAGAGTGA